In the Shewanella sp. OMA3-2 genome, one interval contains:
- the cspD gene encoding cold shock domain-containing protein CspD, with amino-acid sequence MASGTVKWFNNAKGFGFICPDLGGEDVFAHYSTIEMEGYRTLKAGQPVSFEIEAGPKGMHASAISPTN; translated from the coding sequence ATGGCAAGCGGAACTGTTAAATGGTTCAACAACGCCAAAGGATTCGGGTTTATTTGCCCAGATCTGGGTGGCGAAGATGTATTTGCGCATTATTCAACTATAGAAATGGAAGGTTACCGAACGCTTAAAGCGGGTCAACCAGTTTCTTTTGAAATAGAAGCAGGCCCTAAAGGGATGCATGCTTCAGCCATTTCACCAACTAATTAG
- the clpS gene encoding ATP-dependent Clp protease adapter ClpS — MTKIGSIEKVEEKVESDIQRPNLYKVVLNNDDYTPMDFVVEVLQRFFDKNEQQAVDIMLAIHHQGKGLCGVFPFGIAETKVLQVNQFARENQHPLLCSLEKD, encoded by the coding sequence ATGACTAAAATAGGCAGCATTGAAAAAGTTGAAGAAAAAGTTGAATCAGACATACAAAGGCCCAACCTCTATAAGGTAGTCCTAAATAATGATGATTACACACCAATGGATTTTGTAGTTGAAGTGTTACAACGTTTTTTTGATAAGAATGAACAGCAAGCAGTTGATATTATGTTAGCTATTCATCATCAAGGAAAAGGACTCTGTGGTGTTTTTCCATTTGGCATTGCTGAAACTAAAGTGTTACAAGTAAATCAGTTTGCAAGAGAAAACCAACATCCGTTACTGTGTAGTTTAGAGAAAGATTAG